The DNA window gcctacctccgctatttcatggacctggataccgttcaccagtggaactgggggtcagctactctggcatatctctaccagaagctgaatgaggcctccaactggaggacgaggcagttggtcggatcctgcacactgcttacggtacgttttattttaatacattatcgtatttatttatttatatatgtttcgtatttaattttaatacattatcttgtttctgtttcagagctggatcatctcctacttctcccgcatccacggctttcacatcgatcctgcgtacgtggacgccatgcccagggccgtcagatacgctctccagagggggaacgatgcggtgggaccataccgtctgtacttggaccgcacgatgcacgacgacgtcacctggagggcgttcgtcgactacgctcagattgtcccctttgacggcattgctctatattcaggctggttggcatgcgggaccggcatcatggttcgatatctccctgagcggtgcatgcgtcagttcggattcgtgcagcggatacccaggtcaccctttgaggctgctcccgacactgtgacccgagtgcagctcactgccatatgggagcattgggaggatcatgtggtaccgctggagtaccgtctcactcgggtcacccaggactggcacagtgaggagggatacgtcacatggttctaccgggtgtcacatcctcttctgagacccgacattcccggcgctcctaggccagcacacgaggagatcctggagaaccagcaggccgaggatgatcacgccattgatctcatgccgatctgccagcggatatcgatgcttgggcgggacgcgttgggtcgaggtatcgtggagcggggcggtccagaggcagtcgccgtgatggagatgatcgtcactgatgcggaccgtgcggcgacatacaggcggcagaggaggtctcagggcgagaggtttaggcacacccagtagtggtcggatttatatattttttgttatcggattgtatctttagcacactatttttatttttttcggtttgtatatattattttcatcggattagtatttttttttgtttatttatcatattagtattttcagtttatctattgcttattttatttggcgtttacgtttaattaaaatgcgagactgtttaagaaaaaacataaaaaaaaaacacagtttctgcataattcggaaatgaacttccgaattcatccatgaggtgttttcggaagttcatctccgaagacacccccatgaggtgttttcggagatgaacttccgaattatggaaattttttttaaaaaaaaaacgcttcgaaagttcatttccgaagcaggggtattttgggattttcgctgggggtcacccccataggGAGATGGCcaaagaaaaattcatatatatatatatatatatatatatatatatatatatatatatatatatatatatatatatatatatatatatatatataaacaaatcaAAAGAGAAAATCGTGTTAAAAAACAAACTAATCTTCGAAATCTtatcttttttataaaataaaataaaaatctgtTTTGATTTGATAATTTGTTACCCGCTAAGATTATATGAAACAAACAGTGAAGATTGCATAACAAGTAAACTGAGTTTCGCTATAAATTAGCATTCCAAATCAATATATATAGTAACATACACTTTGATAGAATCTTCATCACTTTCAAGCTTATGGCGGAACGCGATTTTGCTTCCAGAATATTAGAGGAGTGTGGTGGTGATGACTATTTGCTGATTGAAAAGTTACTAAGGTTGCGATCCGACTCTTTGGCGAATCAATTCAAAACTAAAGCTTCTGCTATTCTTCATGCAAATAATCGACAGTATGCACCTGTTTCAGAGACAATAACAACCAATAATCATGATGCTGCTGCTGGTACAAGTGTTGGTAAAGTTGATGCATCTGATTCTGATGATGTTCTTCATTCAAAGAATCGACAGTGTGAGTGTGATGCTGCTAAGGAGACAATAGCAACCAATAAACATGAGATTGTTGCTGGTAGAAGTGTTCgcaaaatacttaaaataaaacGAAGTGATGGACTGAGGAAAGTTGTTTGTGGAAATTCTAGTGCAGAAAATAACGAGACAGCTACCAAGGAATCTAACAATGCTGATATAAAGAATAATGAGACAACTGCTGAGGAATCCTATTCGGATTATGAACGTAATAAAAAAGTACATAAAATAGAGAAGATTGCCGGTATGTTTGAATCTATGTTGGATCACAATGTTAACCCTTGGGATGAAATGCGTTTAAAGAATCAAGAGATAGCTGCTGAGGAAATCGACAATCCTAATACAACGAATAGCGAGACAGCTGCTGAGAAAATCGACAATCCTAATACAAAGAATAAGGAGACAGCTGCTGAGGAATTCGACAATCCTGATACAAAGAAGAATAATGAGACGGTTGACGAGGAATCTTCGTTTGACAAGAAAATAAAGGCTAATAAGAAAAGATCAAACAAGCGTCGaaagaagaaaaacaataacAATGGTAGCATTAGTCACCAGCGGGAAGTAGAAGAACCCGGACTTCCTTTGGAATTCAAAGAAAAGATTGAACAAATGGGAGGCATTGAGGTGAAGTTGGTGATCCAGAAGAAACTAACCAAGACTGATGTGACGCGAGGCAATAGTCGTCTCGCCATCCCAAAAGGAAAAATTAAAGAGAGTTTTCTGACACCAGATGAGGAATCGTACTTGGATTATGAGCGTAATAACAAAGAAGAGAAGATTGCAGGTATGTACGTATCTCTGTTGGATCACAATCTTAACCTTTGGGATGAAATGATCTTGAAGAAGTGGAAAATGGAGACAGCTGAACTCTACAATATCACAGAAGGATGGAATGAGCTTGTAGCAGAAAACAAATGGAACAAAGACGAGGAGGTGGAGGTGCAACTTTGGTCTTTCAGGCGCAACCACAAGCTCAATTTTGCGCTCGTCAAGCTCTAGCAAATATCTATCAATTAATGAAGATGAAATTTTTGTATGGAGGAAGGCTTTACCTTTCGTCGATAAAGAAGATTTTTTTAGGGACTGTTTTGGCTTTTGTGCTTCTagattttcttaatttttcttattttctcctTTTGGCAAGattttttgtttctgtttttcTTTGCTTATGTATTGTTTGTTGCTTTAGTCATTATTTTAAGAAGTTTTGTgtcttgttttattttaattttattcttttattcttttattattatattgtttgaGTTCATTATTTACAGAATCTATGATCTGCTTTCTTGTTTAGTTCATGTGTTGAAGTGTGGATTATTGGTACTTAACAAGCCACCTCAACAAATTGTTGCATCCTTTTACTTATCAACATGGTTGAGGCTAAAGCAAATAAGGCAACAAAACTTGTAGCTCAAGCAATTGCAAGCTTAATGATTTAGTCGCAAAATGCACAGGTTCTTAAATACTGTAATTGACATTTTGTAGAATGCATGGTGAAGAAGCTCGGGCAGACTAATTAATGTAATtgttagttatattttttttatcatgaatGTTAGCTGTTTGATTAAATGTCTGATAGACTTTGGGGGTGGATGTTACCTGTTTGATTAATTGCTTTGTTTTTTTAGTAGATTATGCTTACTCATCATTAATAGTTATTTGTAAGTTATGGAAGCTTAACTGCAAGGTATGACATGCTTTGGTTATGAAGTTAGATGTGAATGTGATTTTAGTTTGCTTTAAGATCAGGACAAACATGAGCTGGAATTGGATTTCTAGAGATTCTGGGAAGAGTTTTGCTCATCCAGCTTTGGCAAGGCTCTTGTCATTGTTTGATTTCTTAGATATCTAATGCATGTTTATCCAGCCATGGTTAAGAGATTAGTCTTTGGTGTGAATCTAGGCCTGTTCATGGCGAAAAACTGAACCGAACTAATAAATAGTTCAAGGAAATCGAACCAAACTAGATCTTTGGTTCAGTGCACTTTGTCTGAAACATATAGAAACTTCTTtccatttgttttttgtttgcccTTTTGCTATAAATCTCTAAACAAGGCTGTCTGCAACGATTCTGCATTGGTTTTGCTTGCTTTCAAATTTGATTTTTTGGTTCCTTAAAACTTAAGAGCCATAGAGTATTATTTTAATCCCGGAGATAGGCCCGTATTAATTTAACCAAAGTTGGATGTATTTTCGTTACACAATCCAAATTTGGAAATTTCAGAGCTCCAAAGaaaattattatctttatttatgaattgctTGTAACTCACATTAAAGTCATTCTCCACCCTCACCAATATCCCATCCAAGCGAGTGAGTCTCTTCGATTGCCAAGCAAGTAGAAAAAATTCTATTTGTAATACATTTCTTTCTCTTGCTACATTAAGCAGCTTTGGACCTTTGGTAACTAGTCAATTCAACTTTGTGttattcaagatcaaattcaaactcaaaaACTTCAATTAGAGAAATTTCAACTCTAAACAACCAATACCTTGTAAGGAAACAATTTAAAGGTGTGATAGAGATTCTAAACTACACAACTTTGATTCATGTAATTTGTTCCATTAATAAGATATTCTTACTAGATAACTAGTCGATTATTTGCagttttttcatttatattttttgtaaaatttatATTGCTATTGATTAAAATACTTTATCAATTTGTTTTGTTTAAGACAAACATAGAGAGAGTAATAAGTTAAATCCATTGTACAGCTGGATATGGTGTTTACAAGGCACATTCTTATCATTGTTTTCGGTGCCTGCaatattttaaaacttaaaaaagcTTTAAAAAACAATTAGAACATGCTTCTAACTCCTCCAAATTCGTGGTGGGACAAACAAAGAAGCATCTTTTTCTTGGTTTTTCAATTATACAATTGACAGAATCAAGAAAAGTACTAAAAGTAAGTACTCACAATCTTATTTtatgtgtatttttttaaaattttgtatactttttacgataataattaataatattaattttaatatttaaataaatatatttattaaaaaaacttattgTGAATTCATATGTTTATAATAGAATATTTCTATGTTACTATTAACTAAGTTTTTTTTTGACAGGTATTATTAACTAAATTGATTTATTGAAAATAAATCCAATATGGAATTTGTATGAACATAATAATGGTGGTATATTCCCAATTTTTCACCCTGCCTAAAAAGCTTAAATTCTTTTCTCACTTAAACATgagattctatataagttgtaTCAACAATATTCACTTAAAAGTTTCAATATATACATTCTTAATTATTATAAATGTAAATGACAAAAAGGTTACATCGAAATGTCCATACATGATGttacaaaaaatacaaaattgcCAGCATATAATAAACCAGAAATCACTATAAATACATCATTCctcaaatttcaaaaatcacaaatctTCCATTCATTGAACTAGTTTTTCCTTAGTAACCTCTTATTTTCAACATTCCAAATCAAAGAAAATGTCTTCCTCAATTTCAAAACTCCTCACATTGATCATATCTGCATTTGCCATAATGCAAATAACATCAGCTGGTGATCCAGACATCCTCACTGACTTCATAGCCCCAGTTGGAAACCAAGTTGATGGTTCCTTCTTCACATTCACCGGTTTCCGCGCTCTTCTTCCACCAAACACACCACCCTCAGCTTTCAAAGTATTGAAAGCAAGCAAAGCTGAATTTCCAGCTGTTGATGGACAAAGTGTGGCGTATGCTGCTCTTCAGTTCCCGTCCGGAAGTATCAATCCCCCCCACACACATCCTCGCTCGGCCGAGCTACTTTTCCTCGCGGCAGGTTCCCTTCAAGTTGGATTTGTAGACACAACCAATAAGCTATTCACTCAGACGCTGCAAACTGGGGACCTGTTTGTGTTTCCAAAGGGACTTGTGCACTTTCAATTCAATTCTGATACTCAAAAACCTGCTTTGGCCTTATCTGCTTTTGGGAGTGCTAATGCTGGAACTGTTTCAATTGCTAGCACATTGTTTAACACTACCATTGATGATAATGTCTTGGCTTTGGCTTTCAAGACTAATGTTTCTACTATTCAAACTTTGAAGAAAGGATTTACTTCTTAAGGATTATGGTAATTGATCGAACATTGCAAAATTTCAATAttaaattgcttttttttttcagTTATTTTATGATTCAGTCATTGTTTTCAAAAAGGTTGTGAGATATGAAATGGTTGATATAACTATTTCTGTTATTGTAATTCAAGTATGATGCACATAACTAATAAAGCATCATAATGTGCaagtttataataaaattatattggcAAATTGTTTAACATGATTTGTTGATAATTTGGTGATACAATATTTGACATTAGCGTGTACAAATTTTGTTCTTTTGCGTCATCAGGGTTTGGTCTTGTATTACATTGTCCGAATTGAGTCCTCGATAGGCAAATAGTTTGTGCAACAGCAAATAAGTTCTCGTCTTTTTCCAATTGTTTTCTGCTACAAGTTCGTTCCATCCACCTGTGATATTGTAGACCTCAGCTGTCTCCATTTTCCACTTCTTTAAGTTCATTTCATCCCAAAGGTTAAGATTGTTATCCAACATAGATACAAAAATTAGACAAATAGTTGATATTAGTGTCTGACATGAATATGAAACAAAAAGGTACGAGAGGATCCAAATCCTGCTCAAAATATTTATTACGTGCTTTAGAAGTCACTTACCAGTCCCAAATCATTGACTCAGCTGGCCTACTGCATCTGGCTGATTCTCCGGCAAAGTCTCTCGGAAAGCTGGCATATCATAATATgtctcatgtagtcttgaaagaATAGGAAACTCACTCTGCTTTGACAGTTATACGAAAAGTAAGTCATCTGATGAATTTGGGAAATGCTATCGGACACATAATTGAAGATTTTACTAGTGAAAAAATACAGGTTTCAAAATTTTTGAGCTCTACAATGACTGGCTTTATCTTTGAAATCTAGATTGCATGTACTTCACTAACAGCCAACAAGTGGTAAAGCAAGAAAGGCATGCACTTTTATGAAATTTTGTATTCATACTATTAGCTTATTCCCCCACAAAATACTCACTACACGTCTACACCATAGGATATTACCATGTCAATGTTGAATCTCTTGGATGCAGCATGTAACTGAGGTGCTAAAAATATATCCGCCTGCAAATGATAACAAACATGTTTGATTATACATCAGTGATCAGACATTCAAATAGTTGACATTGCTAGCCAAGATTTTTGGGCTACTAGACCCTTTTGAaaggatttatttatttgttttaggaAAATGCTAATTGTTAAGAAAACATATAAACAAGAAAggcaagaataaatctcaaccacTCATTATCACCACCACTCCATGAttcctattaaaaaggaaattaaattaaaaataaattaaaaatttcccTATAATATAATGACATGtgttcattcttgcatttcttctccaatttccttcgtactaaatagcattactctttgttttattagtttCAAAGGAATAAACTTGAATTTGTAACATACCATGAAAACTTCATCTCCAGTAGCATACCTCCCAGTGTGTTCTTTCAATAGCTTTTCAAGTGCTGAAACATATTTAATTGTAAATACACTCTAGATTAGATTAAGCCAACAACACTCAAACATGCGTCTAGCAAGGAAACCTGTATCTATTAAGGAGGGACATAACATTAACAGAATATTTCTTATCCGTTATGATAGGCAATAGCTTGAGGTGAAAATTAGTGCACTTTCTATCAAACTCTTCGTTACCACGAACAACCAATTGTAATAAAACCATTTTCTCAACGGTGGTGATAGATACTTTTATAACCGTGAATAAACTGTTTAACTTTGAATTATTACATGACATAATTGACATTAACTATAAAATAATAACTTATGCTAGTATCATTATTAATCCCTCTCTAGAGTAAATTAGTCTAATCTCACCTGTGAAGCCTTTTCT is part of the Vicia villosa cultivar HV-30 ecotype Madison, WI linkage group LG2, Vvil1.0, whole genome shotgun sequence genome and encodes:
- the LOC131651053 gene encoding B3 domain-containing protein At1g05920-like, which gives rise to MAERDFASRILEECGGDDYLLIEKLLRLRSDSLANQFKTKASAILHANNRQYAPVSETITTNNHDAAAGTSVGKVDASDSDDVLHSKNRQCECDAAKETIATNKHEIVAGRSVRKILKIKRSDGLRKVVCGNSSAENNETATKESNNADIKNNETTAEESYSDYERNKKVHKIEKIAGMFESMLDHNVNPWDEMRLKNQEIAAEEIDNPNTTNSETAAEKIDNPNTKNKETAAEEFDNPDTKKNNETVDEESSFDKKIKANKKRSNKRRKKKNNNNGSISHQREVEEPGLPLEFKEKIEQMGGIEVKLVIQKKLTKTDVTRGNSRLAIPKGKIKESFLTPDEESYLDYERNNKEEKIAGMYVSLLDHNLNLWDEMILKKWKMETAELYNITEGWNELVAENKWNKDEEVEVQLWSFRRNHKLNFALVKL
- the LOC131653537 gene encoding germin-like protein 9-3; the encoded protein is MSSSISKLLTLIISAFAIMQITSAGDPDILTDFIAPVGNQVDGSFFTFTGFRALLPPNTPPSAFKVLKASKAEFPAVDGQSVAYAALQFPSGSINPPHTHPRSAELLFLAAGSLQVGFVDTTNKLFTQTLQTGDLFVFPKGLVHFQFNSDTQKPALALSAFGSANAGTVSIASTLFNTTIDDNVLALAFKTNVSTIQTLKKGFTS